GCTCGGAATCCTGATGGAGAACGATCCGACGCAGGGCAAGGGCCCCGTGCTGGTGAAGTGAGGCGTCAATTCGGGCGGGGGCGTTGTTTCCCCTACCCGAAAAGTGCTAGGCGGGGGCCGGATCGGCCCCCGTTTTGCGTTGCCGGGCCCCTCTGGCCCTGGCGATGCCTAGCGGCGGGCAAGCAACAACGCGGGCGCCGGCCCGTGCCATGAAGGCGAGGTTTCCATGAAGGCCCGAGTGATCGTCACCCTCAAGTCGGCGGTGCTCGACCCGCAGGGCAAGGCCATCGAAGGCGCGCTGCGGTCGCTGGGCGTGGCCGGCGTGCAGAGCGTGCGCCAGGGGAAGGTGTTCGACGTGGAGCTGGCCGGCAACGACCGCACCGCCGCCGAGGGCGCCCTGAAGGACGCCTGCGACAAGCTTCTCGCCAACACCGTGATCGAGACCTACAAGGTCGAGTTCGCCGAGTGATGTGCGAGTGATGTGATAATCTGGCGGCCGTTTCAGGGAGCAAGGCCGCCGAGAGGGCATGATGGCCGAGATCACCAACGAGCGTCACACCGAGGTTCCGGCGTCGATCCCACGGGACGCTGCCCGCGCCGCGCCGCCCCTGCGGGATCGCGCAGAGGTGATCGCCCGTCACGGTCTCCGGCCCGCCACGGGGCGGGACATGAACACCATATACGGCATGCACGCGGGCCGTGACGCGCGGCTCGATCGCATCGCACGCAGGCTCGGCCGCGTCGGCACCCACTGAGAGATCATGAAACCAGCCGTCATCCTCTTCCCCGGCTCCAATCGTGAGCAGGACGCCGTTCGCGCGCTGCGGCTCGTTTCCGGCGCCAAGCCCCAGGTGGTGTGGCACGCCGAGCATGAGCTGCCCAAGGGCACCGACCTCGTGGTCCTGCCCGGCGGCTTCTCCTACGGCGACTATCTGCGCTGCGGTGCCATCGCCGCGCGGGCGAATATCATGGAAGCCGTGCGCGCCCATGCGGCCCGCGGCGGCCTGGTGCTCGGCATCTGCAACGGCTTCCAGATCCTGTGCGAGGCGGGGCTGCTGCCCGGCGTGCTGGTGCGCAACGCGCGCCTGCGCTTCGTCTGCCGCGAGGTGCTGCTGCGGGTGGAGCGGGCGGATACGCCCTTCACCAAGGCCTATCGCAAGGGCGAGCTCATCCGCATCCCCGTGGCCCACGGCGAGGGCAATTTCACCGCCTCCGAGGCCAACCTGGCGCGGATCGAGGGCGACGGCCGCGTCGCCTTCCGCTACGCCCGCCGCGACGGCCAGATCGACGAGACGGACGGCCCCAACGGCGCCATCAACGGCATCGCCGGCATCTATTCCGAGAAGTTCAACGTGCTCGGCATGATGCCCCACCCGGAAAACTACATCGAGCCGGAGATCGGCCCCACCGACGGACGCGGCCTCTTCGAGAGCCTCGCCGGCGCCCTCAAGGCGGCGTGAGCCGCGGCCCCAATTCGGATCGACGCCCGTGAACCACATTCCCAACACCGTCCGCATCACGCCGGAGCTCGTCGCCGAGCATGGGCTGAAGCCGGAGGAGTACGATCACTTTGTGAAGCTGATCGGCCGCGAGCCGTCGATCACGGAGCTGGGCATCGTCTCGGCCATGTGGAACGAGCACTGCTCCTACAAATCCTCCAAGGTCTGGCTGCGCACCCTGCCCACCACCGGCAAGCGCGTGATCCAGGGGCCGGGCGAGAATGCCGGCGTGGTGGACATCGGCGACGGCCTCGCCGTGGTGTTCAAGATGGAGAGCCACAACCACCCCTCCTTCATCGAGCCCTACCAGGGCGCGGGGACGGGCGTGGGCGGCATCCTGCGCGACGTGTTCACCATGGGCGCGCGGCCCATCGCGGCGCTCAACGCCTTGCGCTTCGGCGACTGCCACAATCTGAAGACCCGCCGCCTTCTGGCCGGCGTGGTGGCCGGCATCGGCGGCTACGGCAATTCCTTCGGCGTGCCCACGGTGGGCGGCTCGGTGGGCTTCCACAAGCGCTACAACGGCAACATCCTCGTCAACGCCATGGCGGTCGGCCTCGCGAAGACGGACGAGATCTTCTACGCGGCGGCCACCGGTGTCGGCCGGGCCATCGTCTATCTCGGCTCCAAGACCGGCCGTGACGGCATCCACGGCGCCACCATGGCCTCGGCCGAGTTCGGCGCCGATGCCGAGGAGAAGCGCCCGACCGTGCAGGTGGGCGACCCCTTCGCCGAGAAGCTGCTGCTGGAAGCCTGCCTTGAGATCATGCAGGCGGGCTGCGTGGTGGCGATCCAGGACATGGGCGCCGCCGGCCTCACCTGCTCCGCCGTCGAGATGGGCGCCAAGGGCGACCTCGGCGTGGAGCTGAACCTCGACGCCGTGCCCTGCCGCGAAACCGGCATGACGGCCTATGAGATGATGCTGTCGGAGAGCCAGGAGCGCATGCTCATGGTGATCGCCGACGGCAAGGAGGAAGAGGCGGAAGCCATCTTCAAGAAGTGGGGCCTCGACTTCGCCGTCGTCGGCCACACCACCGATACGCTGCGCTTCGTGGTGAAGCACAAGGGGTTCGTGGAAGCCGACCTGCCCATCAAGGAACTGGGCGACGAGGCCCCCGAATACCGCCGCCCCTATGATGAGCCGGCCCCGCGCCCCGAGATCCTGCCCTCGGACGTGCGCACCACCGCCTCGGTGTCGGACGCGCTGGAGCGGCTCATCGCCTCGCCGGACCTGTGCTCCAAGCGCTGGGTGTGGGAGCAGTACGACCACCTCATTCTCGGCAACACCGTGCAGCGCCCGGGCGGCGA
The nucleotide sequence above comes from Xanthobacter flavus. Encoded proteins:
- the purL gene encoding phosphoribosylformylglycinamidine synthase subunit PurL, whose amino-acid sequence is MPNTVRITPELVAEHGLKPEEYDHFVKLIGREPSITELGIVSAMWNEHCSYKSSKVWLRTLPTTGKRVIQGPGENAGVVDIGDGLAVVFKMESHNHPSFIEPYQGAGTGVGGILRDVFTMGARPIAALNALRFGDCHNLKTRRLLAGVVAGIGGYGNSFGVPTVGGSVGFHKRYNGNILVNAMAVGLAKTDEIFYAAATGVGRAIVYLGSKTGRDGIHGATMASAEFGADAEEKRPTVQVGDPFAEKLLLEACLEIMQAGCVVAIQDMGAAGLTCSAVEMGAKGDLGVELNLDAVPCRETGMTAYEMMLSESQERMLMVIADGKEEEAEAIFKKWGLDFAVVGHTTDTLRFVVKHKGFVEADLPIKELGDEAPEYRRPYDEPAPRPEILPSDVRTTASVSDALERLIASPDLCSKRWVWEQYDHLILGNTVQRPGGDAAVVRVNDGPKALAMTTDVTPRYCEAGPFEGGKQAVAEAWRNLTAVGATPIAVTDNLNFGNPEKPEIMGQFVGCVKGIGAACEALDFPVVSGNVSLYNETNGKAILPTPTIGGVGLIEDLDQTMTLDFKAAGEPVLLIGKTKGWLGASAFLATVCEREEGAPPPVDLIAEKRNGDFVRNLIRDGVATAVHDVSDGGLLVALAEMAMASGIGVSLEDAPDGMDPYAWWFGEDQARYVVTVASGQGAEVIHKAEMAGVPIMKIGKTGGDRLIVPHDRSIVVESLKDRHETWLPIYMGASS
- the purS gene encoding phosphoribosylformylglycinamidine synthase subunit PurS, producing the protein MKARVIVTLKSAVLDPQGKAIEGALRSLGVAGVQSVRQGKVFDVELAGNDRTAAEGALKDACDKLLANTVIETYKVEFAE
- the purQ gene encoding phosphoribosylformylglycinamidine synthase subunit PurQ → MKPAVILFPGSNREQDAVRALRLVSGAKPQVVWHAEHELPKGTDLVVLPGGFSYGDYLRCGAIAARANIMEAVRAHAARGGLVLGICNGFQILCEAGLLPGVLVRNARLRFVCREVLLRVERADTPFTKAYRKGELIRIPVAHGEGNFTASEANLARIEGDGRVAFRYARRDGQIDETDGPNGAINGIAGIYSEKFNVLGMMPHPENYIEPEIGPTDGRGLFESLAGALKAA